Proteins encoded in a region of the Planococcus citri chromosome 1, ihPlaCitr1.1, whole genome shotgun sequence genome:
- the na gene encoding sodium leak channel NALCN encodes MFPENERIYSAAMLGRKQSLRGEQILADYGPDEAFNESADIEWVNKVWVRRIMRACALLSLLCVCLNTPKTFEWYPLLQYITFICDLIVTCLFTAEMIAKMHIRGILKGDAPYLKDHWCQFDSSMVFFLWVSVILQVFEMLSILPRFNYLSILRAPRPFIMIRFIRVFLKFSMPKSRINQIFKRSGQQIYNVTLFFLFFMSLYSLLGVQLFGELNYHCVLNTTDPKHVTLNSLAIPDTYCSNDSGYRCPEGMKCMKMELSRYIMGFSGFDEFMTSLFTVYQAASQEGWVFIMFRTFDSLPSWRAIFYFSTMIFFLAWLVKNVFIAVITETFNEIRVQFQQMWGVRQLDNKMVTEVLIEDETGAWKLVQVDENKHVGCAPMICHQILRSRWFRLLMMGVILSNGIVMASLSFKHDGRARHLFYHNYYYIEFLFTIVFNMEALFKIWCLGFQGYFKHSYHKFELMLCIGTTLHIIPSFYLSGLTYFQVLRVVRLIKASPMLEDFVYKIFGPGKKLGSLIIFTMCLLIISSSISMQLFCFLCDFTKFETFPEAFMSMFQILTQEAWVEVMDETMLRTKETLVPLVAVYFILYHLFVTLIVLSLFVAVILDNLELDEDVKKLKQLKFREQSAEIKETLPFRLRIFEKFPDSPKMACINKLPSDFNLPKVRESFMRQFVYDIEEDEGTIADVTKKTSDMFNAPILYRKQRTFKLLTNPPKVRIVTPDAKKSAINALLTDSNNHRLLLGDSGIIAMPGMGKSNLHSQGTVNSIKQLRIDQKKSVRRSIRSGSIKLKQTYEHLMENGDIGGHINKISTARSRPHEIDIKILQAKKQQAEMRRNQREEDLRENHPLFDTPLFIVPRESKFRKACQLIVYGRYDARLRDPLTGKERKIKHKRMHNFLGLVTYLDWLMICVTTISCISMMFETPVYRVMEIPALQFAEYMFVIFMSLELALKILADGVFFTPKAYMKDVASILDVFIYITSLIFLYWMPQNVPPNSAAQLLMILRCVRPLRIFSLVPHMRKVVDELCRGFKEIFLVSVLLIVLMFVFACYGVQMFGGRLARCNDPTIVNREDCVGVFMRRVFVTKMKIKPGENETFPSMLVPRVWANPRRFNFDNIGYAMLTLFEVLSFKGWLDVRDILIKALGPVHAVYIHIYIFLGCMIGLTLFVGVVIANYSENKGTALLTVDQRRWCDLKKRLKIAQPLHLPPRPDGKKFRVFFYDITQHIYFKRFIASTVLLNSSLLCVSWKVEEPYTFQLSRISTALNFIFVVEVLMKLIAFTPRGYWQSRRNRYDLFVTILGASWICIHYNLQNDVSYSIGFMVVVLRFFTITGKHATLKMLMLTVGVSVCKSFFIIFGMFLLVFFYALAGTILFGTVKYGEGIGRLANFGSPVTGVAMLFRIVTGEDWNKIMHDCMIQPPQCTPANNYWETDCGNFVAALIYFCSFYVIITYIVLNLLVAIIMENFSLFYSNEEDALMSYADIRNFQNTWNIVDIHQKGVIPVHKVKYIFRLLKSRLEVDFVKDKHLFKHMVYETERLHNGEDVTFHDVLNILSYRSVNIRKALQLEELLAREEYEYMIEEEVAKKTIREWLENCLKQKRIKQGNNLIAGLRATNEQLQIDEKFRDGIHSEKFADPSEMKEPYKENAYVGKKAEITRSDSDGSSSGRKQLASSLSDPTTMQDKPVLNSKKNSPKSKINATDSNKMSQKEMKNNLPNFNNAVKEVHDWWEHVLRAHTTTRY; translated from the exons ATGTTCCCCGAAAACGAACGTATCTACTCTGCAGCGATGCTCGGGAGGAAGCAGAGCTTACGAGGAGAACAAATATTGGCAGATTATGGTCCTGATGAAGCTTTCAACGAAAGTGCTGATATAGAATGGGTCAACAAA GTTTGGGTCCGGAGGATAATGAGAGCTTGTGCTCTTCTGAGCTTACTTTGCGTTTGTTTAAATACACCCAAGACATTCGAATGGTATCCTCTTCTACAGTACATTACGTTCATATGTGATTTAATCGTGACTTGTTTATTCACCGCTGAAATGATAGCCAAGATGCATATACGAGGGATATtgaag ggaGATGCTCCTTACTTGAAAGATCACTGGTGTCAGTTCGATTCGTCGATGGTGTTTTTCTTATGGGTTTCTGTCATTTTACAAGTATTCGAGATGCTTTCCATCCTACCGAGATTTAATTATTTGTCGATTTTGAGAGCTCCGAGACCGTTTATAATGATTCGTTTTATCAgagtgtttttgaaattctcgaTGCCGAAAAGTCGCATTAACCAAATATTCAA ACGTTCTGGGCAGCAAATATACAACGTGACATTATTTTTCCTATTCTTCATGTCACTCTATAGTCTACTAGGCGTTCAGCTTTTCGGTGAACTGAATTATCATTGTGTTCTGAATACAACTGAtccaaa ACACGTTACATTGAATAGTCTCGCCATACCAGACACCTATTGCTCGAATGATTCAGGATATCGATGTCCAGAAGGAATGAAGTGCATGAAAATGGAGTTATCGCGTTATATTATGGGATTTAGCGGATTCGATGAATTCA TGACCAGTTTATTCACCGTATATCAAGCAGCTTCTCAAGAGGGTTGGGTTTTCATCATGTTCCGTACTTTTGACAGCTTACCGTCTTGGCGTGCTATATTTTATTTCTCCACTATGATATTTTTCCTGGCTTGGttagtgaaaaatgttttcatcgcTGTTATCACGGAAACTTTCAACGAAATCAGAGTACAGTTTCAACAAATGTGGGGTGTCAGACAATTGGATAATAAAATGGTgaccgaa GTATTGATTGAAGACGAAACCGGCGCGTGGAAACTGGTGCAAGTTGACGAAAACAAACATGTCGGTTGTGCACCGATGATTTGTCATCAAATTTTAAGATCTAGGTGGTTTAGATTGCTGATGATGGGCGTCATTTTAAGCAATGGAATTGTTATGGCTTCGCTGAGTTTTAAACACGATGGCAGAGCGAGACATCTTTTTTATCACAATTATTATTACATCGAA TTCTTGTTCACTATCGTATTCAATATGGAAGCCTTATTCAAGATTTGGTGTCTGGGATTTCAAGGTTATTTCAAACATTCCTATCATAAATTCGAATTAATGCTGTGCATCGGAACAACTCTTCATATTATTCCCAGCTTTTATTTATCCGGATTGACCTATTTTCAA GTTTTGCGAGTAGTTCGTTTAATCAAAGCTTCGCCAATGTTGGAGGATTTCGTGTACAAGATTTTTGGTCCTGGTAAAAAATTAGGCAGTTTGATTATATTCACAATGTGCCTGCTGATCATATCGTCGAGTATTTCAATGCAGTTGTTTTGTTTTCTATGTGATTTCactaaatttgaaacttttcccGAG gCATTCATGTCTATGTTTCAAATCTTGACTCAAGAAGCTTGGGTTGAAGTGATGGACGAAACGATGCTGCGCACTAAAGAGACTTTGGTACCTTTGGTTGCAGTCTATTTTATTCTATACCATTTGTTTGTAACTTTG aTTGTGTTGAGTTTGTTCGTCGCTGTCATTTTGGATAATTTGGAACTGGACGAAGacgtgaaaaaactgaaacaattaaaatttcgagaacAGAGCGCCGAAATCAAAGAAACATTACCGTTTCGTttgagaatatttgaaaaattccccgATAGTCCGAAAATGGCCTGCATTAATAAATTACCATCCGATTTCAATTTACCCAAA GTCAGGGAAAGCTTCATGAGGCAATTTGTTTACGATATTGAAGAAGACGAAGGTACTATAGCAGATGTTACGAAAAAAACCAGCGATATGTTCAACGCTCCGATACTTTATCGAAAACAGAGAACTTTCAAATTACTCACAAATCCGCCTAAAGTTCGCATTGTTACTCCTGATGCCAAAAAATCCGCCATTAATGCATTGCTGAC aGATTCGAATAATCATCGCCTTCTTCTGGGAGATTCGGGCATAATTGCGATGCCAGGAATGGGTAAAAGTAATCTGCACTCTCAAGGCACGGTCAATAGCATCAAACAGCTGCGTATCGATCAAAAAAA ATCCGTTAGACGAAGCATAAGAAGCGGTTCGATTAAACTGAAACAAACTTACGAGCACCTTATGGAAAACGGAGACATCGGCGGTCACATTAATAAAATCAGCACAGCTCGCAGTCGACCTCACGAAATCGATATCAAAATATTGCAAGCTAAAAAACAACAGGCTGAAATGAGACGAAATCAACGTGAAGAAGATTTACGAGAAAATCATCCCTTATTCGATACTCCTCTTTTTATCGTACCTCGTGAGAGTAAATTTCGCAAAGCTTGCCAGCTGATCGTGTATGGCCGATATGATGCTCGACTGAGGGATCCGCTTACCGGAAAGGAACGTAAAATTAAACACAAAAGAATGCA CAATTTCCTAGGTCTGGTTACCTATTTAGACTGGCTGATGATTTGTGTGACAACTATATCTTGTATTTCGATGATGTTCGAGACACCGGTGTACAGAGTTATGGAAATACCAGCATTGCAGTTCGCCGAATACATGTTTGTTATTTTCATGAGTCTGGAATTAGCGCTGAAAATTCTAGCCGATGGAGTTTTCTTCACACCTAAGGCTTACATGAAGGATGTGGCGTCCATTTTAGATGTGTTCATTTATATA ACCAGCTTAATATTTTTGTACTGGATGCCCCAAAACGTGCCACCAAATTCGGCAGCCCAGCTGTTGATGATTTTGAGATGCGTTCGACCTTTACGTATTTTCTCTTTGGTGCCTCATATGAGAAAAGTTGTCGATGAATTGTGTCGCGGtttcaaggaaatttttttg gTATCCGTTCTATTAATCGTGTTGATGTTCGTATTCGCCTGCTATGGTGTGCAAATGTTCGGTGGTCGATTGGCCAGATGTAATGATCCTACCATAGTAAATCGTGAGGATTGCGTCGGTGTCTTCATGAGACGAGTATTTGtcactaaaatgaaaataaaacccggtgaaaatgaaacatttccGTCCATGTTGGTTCCAAGAGTTTG GGCTAATCCTAGAAGATTTAATTTCGATAACATAGGCTACGCCATGTTGACACTATTCGAGGTACTCTCGTTCAAAGGATGGTTAGACGTTCGAGATATTTTAATTAAAGCTCTCGGACCC GTTCACGCTGTGTACATCCACATATACATTTTTCTCGGTTGTATGATTGGTTTAACGTTGTTTGTGGGTGTTGTAATTGCGAATTATTCAGAAAACAAAGGAACTGCTCTGCTGACGGTGGATCAGAGAAGATG GtgtgacttgaaaaaaagattgaaaatcgcACAACCTTTGCATTTGCCGCCGAGACCAGATGGGAAAAAATTCCGAGTTTTTTTCTACGATATCACACAgcatatttattttaaaagattCATCGCTAGTACAGTGTTGCTGAACAGTAGTCTACTGTGTGTATCG TGGAAAGTAGAAGAACCTTACACATTCCAGCTATCACGTATCAGTACAGCTCTGAATTTCATATTCGTGGTCGAAGTTCTGATGAAATTGATAGCATTCACGCCAAGAGGATATTGGCAATCGAGACGTAACAGATATGATCTATTTGTGACCATTTTAGGTGCCAGTTGGATATGCATTCATTATAATTTACAG aatgacgTATCTTATTCCATTGGCTTCATGGTTGTGGTATTGAGGTTCTTTACGATCACTGGAAAACACGCTacgttgaaaatgttgatgttGACTGTGGGAGTATCCGTGTGTaaaagttttttcatcatttttggcaTGTTTTTGTTGGTGTTTTTCTACGCTTTGGCTGGTACGATTTTATTCGGAACTGTTAAATATGGAGAAGGAATAGGAAG GTTGGCAAATTTCGGATCCCCTGTCACCGGTGTAGCAATGTTATTCCGTATAGTCACCGGTGAAGATTGGAATAAAATAATGCACGATTGTATGATCCAACCACCTCAATGTACACCAGCCAACAACTATTGGGAAACGGATTGCGGAAATTTTGTAGCCGCGTTGATATATTTTTGCTCGTTTTACGTCATAATTACCTACATCGTGTTGAACTTGCTGGTCG CTATCATCATGGAGAacttttcgttattttattcgAACGAAGAAGACGCCCTGATGTCGTACGCTGAcattagaaattttcagaacaCATGGAATATAGTGGATATTCATCAAAAAGGTGTAATACCGGTTCACAAAGTCAAATACATATTTCGTCTGTTGAAAAGTCGACTGGAGGTGGACTTCGTCAAAGATAAGCATTTATTCAAGCATATGGTGTACGAGACTGAACGATTACATAATGGTGAAGATGTTACTTTTCATGATGTCCTAAA TATTTTATCCTATCGCTCGGTGAATATTCGCAAAGCTCTGCAATTGGAAGAATTATTAGCGAGAGAAGAGTACGAGTATATGATAGAAGAAGAAGTAGCTAAGAAAACAATACGGGAATGGCTAGAAAATTGTTTGAAGCAAAAAAGA ATAAAACAGGGCAACAATCTGATAGCCGGATTAAGAGCCACAAACGAGCAATTACAAATCGACGAAAAATTCAGAGATGGAATTCACAGTGAGAAATTCGCAGATCCCTCGGAAATGAAG GAACCGTACAAAGAAAACGCTTACGTTGGCAAAAAAGCAGAAATCACAAGATCTGACAGCGATGGTAGCAGTTCTGGAAGAAAGCAGCTGGCATCCAGTCTATCCGATCCGACCACAATGCAGGATAAACCGGTGCTAAATAGCAAGAAAAATAGTCCTAAATCAaaaa TCAATGCCACAGATTCGAATAAAATGTCGCAGAAAGAGATGAAAAACAACCTACCGAATTTCAATAACGCCGTCAAAGAGGTTCACGATTGGTGGGAACATGTTTTACGAGCTCATACTACAACTCGATACTAG